A DNA window from Coffea arabica cultivar ET-39 chromosome 6c, Coffea Arabica ET-39 HiFi, whole genome shotgun sequence contains the following coding sequences:
- the LOC113691419 gene encoding BRAP2 RING ZnF UBP domain-containing protein 1-like → MFTLQIHSVDSPQRLPITVTSATHGPNRTASDACNSLNSQELRGIAHLFRQLLPPSVSSTAANPNSTPPTPSTTIANPSARTTQIFIVAVPNYLSSDDFLLFCGTHVDHFLEILFVRNDAVEDRYSVLISLANQLAADGFYCSFNGKRFRPSEAEVCHIYFTHSVEYTEVAEIASTPPPGFTELPTCPICLERLDQDTSGIQSTLCDHSFYCSCDSKWTYLSCQVCRLCQQQDEKPTCAVCETLENLWVCLICGFVGCARYEKGHAVRHSRDTEHNYSLKLETQQIWDYVGDKYVHRLNQSKADGKSGVMNSHCISNEGECGTCGYEEDSGLDGVLFSSKVETTVDEYNHLLASQLEIQRQHYESLLAEAKNSQDSTISKAVEKTLFSRMHDLQYRLERYTEEKKAISERNQELMKKQELLQQKYKDIEAMSSLTLKSKDEMVLDLKEQIRDLKVYLEAQKKIAKMTDREGVKGGTLLPVEATCPSSGNPKRRAKSGRRRG, encoded by the exons atgttcaCCCTGCAAATTCACTCCGTCGACTCTCCCCAACGTCTTCCGATTACCGTCACCTCCGCCACTCACGGCCCTAATAGAACTGCCAGCGACGCTTGTAACTCTCTAAACTCTCAGGAACTCAGAGGCATCGCTCACCTCTTCCGCCAACTTCTCCCGCCCTCCGTCTCTTCCACTGCTGCCAACCCTAACAGTACCCCTCCCACCCCGTCCACCACAATTGCAAACCCTTCGGCCCGCACCACCCAGATCTTCATCGTCGCTGTCCCAAATTACCTGTCTTCCGATGACTTCCTTCTCTTTTGCGGCACCCACGTTGATCACTTCCTAGAGATCCTTTTCGTTAG GAATGATGCAGTGGAGGATAGATATAGCGTACTCATCAGTTTGGCAAATCAATTAGCTGCTGATGGGTTTTATTGCAGTTTCAATGGGAAAAGGTTTAGACCCTCTGAG GCTGAAGTATGTCATATATACTTTACTCATTCAGTTGAGTATACTGAAGTAGCAGAAATTGCTAGTACTCCACCCCCGGGTTTCACTGAGTTGCCAACTTGTCCTATTTGTCTTG AGAGATTGGACCAGGACACAAGTGGAATTCAGAGTACACTATGTGACCATTCATTTTATTGTTCTTGTGATTCGAAATGGACTTATTTGTCCTGTCAG GTTTGCCGACTTTGTCAGCAGCAGGATGAGAAACCAACTTGTGCTGTTTGTGAAACATTGGAAAACCTTTGGGTCTGTCTGATTTGTGGTTTTGTAGGATGTGCAAG GTATGAAAAGGGGCACGCTGTTAGACATTCGAGAGACACAGAGCATAACTACTCCTTAAAATTAGAAACGCAACAAATTTGGGATTATGTGGGGGACAAATATGTTCACCGATTAAACCAGTCAAAAGCTGACGGAAAATCTGGTGTCATGAATTCTCACTGCATTTCAAACGAAGGAGAATGTGGTACATGTGGGTATGAGGAGGATTCAGGACTGGACGGAGTACTTTTTAGCAGCAAAGTTGAAACG ACTGTTGATGAATACAACCATCTTCTTGCAAGTCAGCTGGAGATCCAGAGACAA CATTATGAATCTCTGCTTGCTGAAGCCAAAAATAGCCAAGATAGCACCATTTCCAAAGCAGTGGAGAAGACTTTATTTTCAAGGATGCACGATTTGCAATATAGATTGGAGAGGTATACAGAGGAAAAGAAAGCTATTTCTGAG AGGAACCAAGAACTCATGAAAAAACAGGAACTACTACAGCAGAAGTACAAGGATATTGAGGCAAT GAGTAGTTTAACTCTCAAATCTAAAGATGAAATGGTATTGGATCTGAAAGAACAG ATTAGAGATTTAAAAGTATATCTTGAGGCCCAGAAAAAAATTGCTAAAATGACTGATCGAGAAGGTGTTAAAGGTGGAACTCTTCTACCGGTGGAGGCAACTTGCCCATCGTCAGGTAATCCAAAAAGGCGAGCAAAGTCAGGTAGACGAAGGGGTTAG